One segment of Daphnia magna isolate NIES linkage group LG2, ASM2063170v1.1, whole genome shotgun sequence DNA contains the following:
- the LOC116935610 gene encoding uncharacterized protein LOC116935610 — MDLLEKSFRHTGERQEVALMWKEENAVLQNNYSSALQQLQHLSKRFKRDPAYGEKYNKVIQEYLWLGHAIPVDPSDTGTPGRVFYLPHHGVTSVNKPDKVRVVFNCSAQHNGISLNDMLHQGPDLLTSQVAVLLRFRQFPVPISGDIEKMYHQVQVPASDQSALRFLYQAPGINEPIKAFQMTRHVFGAVSSPTTCIFALRKTTEDNRHLYPKVADLVLSNTYVYNLLYSAENEDDAIHDAKDFKALCLARGFNVVQWMSSSRRVLSTVAPSELSRPHLDFNSELLPVERTLGILLDWETDQFMYKVELKPASTMREVLQGLSKVHDPLGLIAPAILPARILMQDIWHSRCGWDDVLDQELRKIWTNWTNELKLLEALRIPRCIRHVTKPDHLELHAFSDASENGFGAFVYIRCSYPNEEISVALVIGKARVAPLKQL, encoded by the coding sequence ATGGACCTCCTTGAAAAATCCTTCCGCCATACAGGAGAACGACAAGAAGTGGCATTAATGTGGAAGGAAGAAAACGCAGTGCTGCAAAACAACTATTCGTCGGCATTGCAGCAACTGCAACATCTTTCCAAACGCTTCAAACGGGACCCAGCTTATGGCGAAAAATATAACAAGGTGATCCAAGAATACCTGTGGCTCGGCCACGCAATTCCTGTAGATCCGTCCGACACAGGTACGCCTGGGCGTGTGTTTTATTTGCCACATCATGGTGTCACGTCCGTGAATAAGCCGGACAAGGTCCGCGTCGTATTCAACTGCTCGGCTCAACATAATGGAATCAGCCTAAACGACATGCTCCACCAAGGCCCAGATTTGTTAACAAGCCAAGTAGCAGTCCTCCTCCGCTTCCGTCAATTCCCGGTACCGATTTCCGgagatattgaaaaaatgtatCACCAGGTGCAAGTTCCGGCAAGCGATCAATCCGCTcttcgtttcctttatcaaGCGCCTGGGATCAACGAACCGATCAAAGCGTTTCAAATGACGCGACATGTTTTCGGTGCCGTCTCATCGCCGACGACTTGCATCTTTGCTCTGAGAAAAACGACCGAAGATAATCGACATCTTTATCCGAAAGTTGCCGATCTCGTGCTGTCGAACACGTATGTCTACAATCTACTTTATTCTGCCGAAAACGAAGACGACGCCATTCATGACGCCAAGGACTTCAAGGCCCTCTGTCTAGCTCGTGGATTTAATGTCGTACAATGGATGTCGTCATCCCGTCGTGTTCTCTCAACAGTTGCTCCATCAGAGCTCTCTCGCCCTCATCTCGACTTCAATTCTGAGTTGCTCCCGGTCGAAAGAACGCTCGGCATCTTGTTGGATTGGGAGACCGATCAGTTCATGTACAAAGTCGAGTTAAAACCAGCATCGACCATGCGTGAAGTGCTCCAAGGTTTATCGAAGGTCCACGACCCTCTTGGTCTCATTGCCCCCGCCATTTTGCCAGCCCGAATCTTAATGCAAGATATATGGCACAGCCGGTGCGGATGGGACGACGTGCTGGATCAAGAACTCCGAAAAATTTGGACAAATTGGACCAATGAGCTAAAACTTCTCGAAGCACTCCGCATTCCGCGCTGCATCCGCCACGTAACCAAACCCGATCATCTAGAGCTTCATGCTTTTAGTGATGCCAGCGAAAATGGCTTCGGTGCTTTTGTATATATCCGATGTTCATATCCGAACGAAGAAATCAGTGTCGCCTTAGTGATCGGAAAGGCAAGAGTGGCACCGTTAAAACAGTTATGA
- the LOC116935705 gene encoding uncharacterized protein LOC116935705 isoform X1 gives MPEAIRYGVAMETSNYDLAPNVIRDIVWYGYDHLVRVIAKCKNGEQSVTPATDPEATAHVNDDLVVVVSGTDAVPVPVVLSAKTDISEKPVHNVIAGEKGRKNRRTIKRKFCCLPCQNTEKIPTGEDYVQLSNLGVGLKEVSVFTDATAKELQDVIFRTYPPLAGHQYVYGKSFRKTLPATFLLDMSSDMAYVQRTNNGAGSIIYIMPIGRNLEFDVVDMNT, from the exons ATGCCAGAG GCAATAAGATATGGTGTTGCAATGGAAACATCCAATTATGATCTTGCTCCTAATGTCATCCGAGACATTGTGTGGTACGGATATGACCACCTAGTACGTGTAATTGCAAAATGTAAAAATGGAG AACAAAGTGTAACCCCAGCCACTGATCCTGAGGCAACAGCCCATGTTAACGATGATTTAGTTGTAGTTGTAAGTGGCACAGATGCAGTACCAGTACCGGTAGTTTTATCCGCAAAGACGGACATCTCAGAAAAACCTGTg CATAATGTGATAGCTGgggaaaaaggtagaaaaaaTAGGAGAACAATAAAACGCAAATTCTGTTGCCTTCCATGCCAAAACACGGAGAAAATTCCAACTGGCGAGGACTACGTTCAGTTAAGCAATCTTGGAGTAGGTCTCAAAGAAGTTTCAGTCTTCACCGATGCTACTGCAAAGGAATTGCAGGATGTAATTTTCAG GACTTACCCACCTTTAGCTGGACACCAATATGTTTATGGAAAATCGTTCCGCAAGACTCTGCCAGCTACTTTTTTACTGGATATGTCCTCGGACATGGCATATGTTCAG CGAACTAATAATGGTGCTGGAAGCATAATTTACATAATGCCCATTGGCCGGAATTTGGAATTCGATGTCGTTGACATGAACACCTAG
- the LOC116935705 gene encoding uncharacterized protein LOC116935705 isoform X2, with amino-acid sequence MPEAIRYGVAMETSNYDLAPNVIRDIVWYGYDHLVRVIAKCKNGEQSVTPATDPEATAHVNDDLVVVVSGTDAVPVPVVLSAKTDISEKPVHNVIAGEKGRKNRRTIKRKFCCLPCQNTEKIPTGEDYVQLSNLGVGLKEVSVFTDATAKELQDVIFSWTPICLWKIVPQDSASYFFTGYVLGHGICSAN; translated from the exons ATGCCAGAG GCAATAAGATATGGTGTTGCAATGGAAACATCCAATTATGATCTTGCTCCTAATGTCATCCGAGACATTGTGTGGTACGGATATGACCACCTAGTACGTGTAATTGCAAAATGTAAAAATGGAG AACAAAGTGTAACCCCAGCCACTGATCCTGAGGCAACAGCCCATGTTAACGATGATTTAGTTGTAGTTGTAAGTGGCACAGATGCAGTACCAGTACCGGTAGTTTTATCCGCAAAGACGGACATCTCAGAAAAACCTGTg CATAATGTGATAGCTGgggaaaaaggtagaaaaaaTAGGAGAACAATAAAACGCAAATTCTGTTGCCTTCCATGCCAAAACACGGAGAAAATTCCAACTGGCGAGGACTACGTTCAGTTAAGCAATCTTGGAGTAGGTCTCAAAGAAGTTTCAGTCTTCACCGATGCTACTGCAAAGGAATTGCAGGATGTAATTTTCAG CTGGACACCAATATGTTTATGGAAAATCGTTCCGCAAGACTCTGCCAGCTACTTTTTTACTGGATATGTCCTCGGACATGGCATATGTTCAG CGAACTAA
- the LOC116917895 gene encoding leucine-rich repeat flightless-interacting protein 2, whose protein sequence is MENVGNIGCRKRVAGNHYSAEEQALDQIAKEAESRLVARRLARAEAREIRMRELEKQQKELEENADRQFTAESGMETNSKLQVNRTVSAGVTSAGNRPMLGTSASFQSSRRGSEDSIDDIPGQSMTLRDLRQELKELEEKFRKAMVQNAQSDNEKASLMYQVELLKDKIEDMDEAYALLQKEHKDKHRECEDSKRDMARIQQELNYNRYLLEERDKMIQEHGLVMIGDDEEGDDSGPTAVANTVKKVLVSADVAALLGKAGDGSLDVRIRRLTEEKNELCDQLRRLKLDLEEERTKSLYRERLLSGSAIGLTNGPAGDLTEWQKEAVTKQVNDYKIKLQKADQEIATLQATVARLETQVTRFRVAAETLEKSEDELKAEKRKLQRELRESQTKMEELETSHNHLQRRLDKLKTAKSALLKEI, encoded by the exons ATGGAGAATGTTGGTAATATTGGTTGCCGTAAACGTGTGGCAGGGAACCATTATTCGGCAGAAGAACAGGCTTTGGATCAGATAGCAAAAGAG GCAGAGTCTAGGCTTGTAGCAAGAAGGCTTGCTAGGGCTGAAGCACGTGAAATTCGAATGAGAGAACTTGAAAAACAGCAGAAAGAATTGGAGGAAAATGCTGATCGTCAGTTTACTGCTGAAAGTGGCATGG AAACAAACTCAAAATTACAAGTAAATAGAACTGTTAGCGCTGGTGTAACTTCAGCAGGAAATAGACCAATGCTTGGAACATCAGCCAGTTTCCAGTCCAGTCGCAGAGGTTCAGAAGACTCTATAGATGATATCCCTGGACAATCAATGACATTAAGAGATCTTCGG CAAGAACTTAAGGAACTGGAAGAGAAATTCCGAAAAGCAATGGTTCAAAATGCCCAATCAGATAATGAAAAAGCTTCCTTGATGTATCAGGTGGAATTACTGAAAGATAAGATTGAAGATATGGATGAAGCATATGCTCTACTTCAA AAAGAACACAAAGATAAGCATCGCGAGTGCGAAGACTCTAAGAGAGATATGGCGAGAATCCAGCAAGAGCTTAATTATAACAGGTATCTTCTTGAGGAACGTGATAAAATGATTCAG GAACATGGATTAGTTATGATCGGCGATGACGAGGAGGGTGATGACAGCGGACCTACTGCCGTAGCCAATACTGTAAAGAAAGTCTTAGTTTCAGCGGATGTAGCTGCGTTGTTGGGAAAGGCCGGTGATGGATCTCTCG ACGTACGGATTCGTCGACTGACTGAAGAGAAAAACGAGTTATGTGACCAGCTACGACGACTGAAACTGGACTTAGAAGAAGAGCGCACAAAATCTTTATACAGAGAACGGCTTCTTTCTGGCTCTGCGATTGGCTTGACTAATGGTCCCGCTGGTGATCTTACGGAATGGCAGA AGGAAGCAGTTACCAAACAGGTTAATGACTACAAGATCAAACTTCAGAAAGCTGACCAAGAAATTGCAACTCTTCAAGCAACG GTTGCTCGTCTAGAGACGCAAGTGACTCGCTTCAGGGTGGCTGCAGAAACGCTGGAAAAGTCTGAAGACGAACTAAAAGCTGAAAAGCGTAAACTTCAAAGAGAG CTAAGAGAGagccaaacaaaaatggaagaaCTTGAGACCTCGCATAATCATCTGCAGCGGCGGTTGGATAAGTTGAAAACCGCAAAATCGGctcttttaaaagaaatctGA
- the LOC116915836 gene encoding cyclin-dependent kinase 5 activator 1, translating to MGMVMSLNARDVRSNITSDTQNHRHCCKDAILHSTTSQTDEPNNKSHVGIFRNENDVRDSQLERNFRKSSTFINSLSWKRLSNPATQKKKMEIHNATISNRVSVLRTPLDNVHPVLDNNKNIQKARYTLRANDYFEPTFQTKTTVRPPLMLSVTPFDSKSVSTGSRKIEKHFLMEDKREPKIQQVADTNKNNNNRTVVLNKPVNKAKKTVVQASTSELLRCFGVFLYRRCRRLKDFQAADAVMWLRMVDRSLLLQGWQDIGFINPSNVVFVYLIVRTIVTENVESEQELQSIVLTCLYLSYSYMGNEISYPLKPFLVDSDRSRFWNRCLSIIDRLSNDMLRLNSEPAFFTEIFSELKSYGTSSFHS from the exons ATGGGAATGGTCATGAGCTTAAATGCTCGCGACGTTCGATCGAACATCACGTCAGACACTCAAAATCATCGTCATTGCTGCAAAGACGCCATTTTGCATTCGACCACCAGCCAAACGGATGAGCCAAACAACAAATCTCACGTTGGAATTTTTCGGAACGAAAACGATGTAAGAGACAGTCAGCTGGAGCGTAATTTCCGTAAGTCATCAACGTTTATAAATTCGCTAAGTTGGAAACGACTTTCTAACCCTGCtacccagaaaaaaaaaatggaaattcaCAATGCTACTATCTCCAACCGCGTTTCTGTCTTGCGAACACCGTTGGATAACGTACATCCCGTGCTCGATAATAACAAGAATATTCAGAAAGCACGTTACACTTTAAGAGCGAATGACTACTTTGAACCGacatttcaaacaaaaactaCTGTTCGTCCACCATTGATGTTGTCGGTAACACCGTTCGATTCGAAGAGCGTCTCCACTGGGAgtcgtaaaatagaaaaacattttctgaTGGAAGACAAGCGGGAACCGAAAATTCAACAAGTTGCTGataccaacaaaaacaataataacagAACGGTTGTTCTTAATAAACCCGTTAATAAAGCAAAAAAGACAGTTGTCCAAGCATCGACGTCCGAACTTCTCCGCTGTTTTGGCGTTTTCCTATACCGCAGGTGTCGTCGACTGAAAGATTTTCAAGCAGCAGATGCAGTAATGTGGCTTCGGATGGTCGACCGCAGCCTATTGTTACAAGGTTGGCAG GATATTGGTTTCATTAACCCTTCAAACGTCGTGTTTGTCTACCTGATCGTTAGAACAATAGTAACTGAGAACGTCGAGTCTGAACAAGAACTGCAGTCCATCGTTCTTACATGTTTGTACTTGTCGTATTCATACATGGGTAATGAGATTTCTTATCCCCTGAAACCGTTTCTTGTCGATTCCGACCGAAGTCGTTTCTGGAACCGCTGCCTCTCTATTATAGATCGACTTTCAAATGACATGCTGCGCTTGAACTCCGAACCCGCTTTTTTTACCGAAATCTTCAGTGAATTGAAATCTTATGGCACTTCATCATTCCATTCTTGA